The DNA region TGATAAGGTAGGAGTGGGTTTTTTGAAAGTGACTGATAATGTTTATGCATTGGATTCAACAAAAGGAAATTATGCTTATCTAATTTTTGGTGAAGAAATTATTTTAATAGATACAGGACGTCCTGGACAGGGAAAAGGGATTTTAAATGATTTGAAGTCTGTGGGCATAGAACCTCAAGATGTTAAACATATTTTAATAACACACCATGATGTAGACCATATTGGGAGCCTTGCTTTCCTGCAGCAGGCGACTGGGGCTAAAATATGGGCCTCAAAAGAGGATATCCCTTATATTTATGGAGAAAAAAATCGTCCGGGTATCAAAAAATTGATTTCATATATTATGAGGGTTAAAAAGCCGGAAAATATAAATCTTTATCCTGAAGATGGAAAAATGGGAGATATTGTAGTTATAGCAGCTCCAGGACATACTCCTGGGCACGTATGCATCATTTACAACGGCGTTTTATTTGCTGGTGACTTATTCAGGACATCAAAGGGAAAAATAGCTCCCATGAAATCATTTATGAACTGGAACGACTCTGTTTTAAAAGAGTCATTGGTTAAAATTGATAATTATGATTTTGAGTGGATATGTCCTGCCCATGGCGAACCACTTAAAAGAAATGGACAGCTGAA from Methanobacterium bryantii includes:
- a CDS encoding MBL fold metallo-hydrolase; translation: MTDNVYALDSTKGNYAYLIFGEEIILIDTGRPGQGKGILNDLKSVGIEPQDVKHILITHHDVDHIGSLAFLQQATGAKIWASKEDIPYIYGEKNRPGIKKLISYIMRVKKPENINLYPEDGKMGDIVVIAAPGHTPGHVCIIYNGVLFAGDLFRTSKGKIAPMKSFMNWNDSVLKESLVKIDNYDFEWICPAHGEPLKRNGQLKELY